A genomic region of Serinus canaria isolate serCan28SL12 chromosome 1A, serCan2020, whole genome shotgun sequence contains the following coding sequences:
- the CERK gene encoding ceramide kinase, with the protein MERLPGGRRPRLVSSLGLGRRSWEVTLDEERGRLAWRDPRPPRRAGENCFVPICEIIAVEETEFNKKQRNIGRWQKMAKLHAFTVHYVKKARNHRWRCSDATFWSVDEHLCNQWTQALKELLEMQKSRPKQLLVYINPYGGKRQGKRIYEQKVAPLFSLASISTDVVITEHANHAKDNLFEVNIYKYDGVVCVGGDGMFSEVMHGLIGRMQKDSGIDQNNPKASLVQCNIRIGIIPAGSTDCICYSTVGISDPVTSALHIIVGDCQPLDVSSVHHNNTFLKYSVSLLGYGFYGDILKDSEKKRWMGPMRYDYSGFKTFLSHHYYEGTIAYQPAKHTHGSPRDQESCRTGCYICKQSGKQLAEQNKERGLKHEEGEEEWKVIKGKFLAINAVNMSCACPRSPKGLSPAAHLADGSADLILVRKCSRFDFLRYLVRHTNQDDQFDFPFVDVYRVKCFQFTSKLSEDNESNVMDIGKKRFGQFCRDHPACCCNIVNSTWNCDGETLDSSAIEVRVHCQLIKLFARGIEEDCKDEAAHSQSSIEQLL; encoded by the exons AAAACTGTTTTGTACCAATCTGCGAGATCATTGCTGTAGAAGAAACTGAGTTTAACAAGAAACAGCGTAACATTGGCAGATGGCAAAAAATGGCAAAGCTACATGCTTTCACAG tGCATTATGTGAAGAAAGCCCGCAATCACCGCTGGCGGTGCAGTGATGCGACGTTCTGGAGTGTTGATGAGCACTTATGTAATCAGTGGACACAGGCACTGAAGGAATTACTTGAAATGCAGA agtCTAGaccaaagcagctgcttgtgTATATTAATCCCTACGGAGGAAAAAGACAAGGCAAGAGGATTTATGAACAGAAAGTTGCTCCACTCTTCAGTCTGGCTTCTATATCTACTGATGTTGTTA TAACTGAACATGCTAACCATGCTAAGGACAACTTATTTGAagttaatatttataaatatgatGG TGTTGTTTGTGTTGGTGGGGACGGCATGTTCAGTGAAGTGATGCATGGTCTCATTGGAAGGATGCAGAAGGACTCTGGCATAGACCAAAATAATCCCAAAGCATCGTTAGTCCAGTGCAATATAAGGATTGGCATAATTCCTGCTG gatcAACAGATTGCATATGCTATTCAACTGTTGGCATTTCTGATCCAGTAACTTCAGCTCTTCATATTATTGTAG GTGACTGTCAGCCTCTGGATGTCTCTTCTGTACATCACAACAACACATTTTTGAAATACTCCGTGTCATTGCTGGGTTATGGTTTTTATGGAGATATATTGAAAGATAGTGAGAAGAAGCGGTGGATGGGTCCAATGAGATATGACTActcag GCTTCAAGACTTTTCTATCTCATCACTATTATGAAGGAACAATTGCTTATCAACCAGCAAAACACACACACGGATCTCCACGAGATCAAGAGAGCTGCAGAACGGG atgttACATTTGCAAGCAAAGTGGGAAACAGCTGGCAGAACAGAACAAGGAACGTGGATTGAAACATGAAG aaggtgaagaagaatGGAAGGTTATAAAAGGGAAGTTTCTAGCCATCAATGCAGTAAATATGAGCTGTGCCTGTCCACGAAGTCCAAAAGGTCTTTCACCAGCAGCTCATTTGGCAGATGGTTCAGCAGACCTCATTCTAGTCCGGAAATGCTCCAGATTCGATTTTCTACGGTATCTCGTCAGACACACAAACCAAGATGATCAG tttgaCTTTCCATTTGTAGATGTTTATCGGGTTAAGTGCTTTCAATTTACATCAAAGCTTTCGGAAGACAACGAAAGCAATGTCATGGACATTGGAAAGAAACGTTTTGGCCAGTTCTGCAGAGATcatccagcctgctgctgtaACATTGTCAATAGCACCTGGAATTGTGATGGAGAAACTCTGGATAGTTCAGCAATTGAAGTGAG GGTTCACTGCCAGTTAATCAAATTGTTTGCGAGGGGAATTGAGGAAGACTGTAAAGATGAAGCTGCCCACAGCCAGAGTAGCATTGAACAATTACTATAG